In Rhinolophus ferrumequinum isolate MPI-CBG mRhiFer1 chromosome 25, mRhiFer1_v1.p, whole genome shotgun sequence, the following proteins share a genomic window:
- the LOC117017554 gene encoding proteasome maturation protein-like, with protein MNARGLGSQLKDSIPVTELSASGPFESHDLLRKGFSCVKNELLPSHRLELSEKNFQLNQDKMNFSTLRNIQGLFAPLKLQMEFKAVQQVQRLPFLPSSNLSLDILRGNDETIGFEDILNDPSQSELMGEPHLMVEYKLGLL; from the coding sequence ATGAATGCCAGAGGACTTGGATCTCAGCTAAAGGACAGTATTCCTGTTACTGAACTTTCAGCAAGTGGACCTTTTGAAAGTCATGATCTTCTTCGAAAAGGTTTTTCTTGTGTGAAAAATGAACTCTTGCCCAGTCATCGTCttgaattatcagaaaaaaatttccagctcaaccaagataaaatgaatttttccacACTGAGAAACATCCAGGGTCTGTTTGCTCCACTCAAGTTGCAAATGGAATTCAAGGCGGTGCAGCAGGTTCAGCGTCTTCCATTTCTTCCAAGCTCAAACCTTTCACTGGATATTTTGAGGGGTAATGATGAGACTATTGGATTTGAAGATATTCTTAATGACCCATCACAAAGTGAACTAATGGGAGAACCACACTTGATGGTGGAATATAAACTCGGTTTACTGTAA